In the Desulfosporosinus acidiphilus SJ4 genome, TTTTCGCCAATCAAACGCGCAGGAATCACCCGGGTATTATTAAGTACCAGTACATCCCCTGCATCTAAAAGAGCAAGGAGATCGCGAAAGGAATGATGCTCTAGGGAACCGCTCTGCCGGTCCACAACCATTAAACGCGAGGCATCCCGCGGCTCTACCGGATGTTGAGCAATTAACTCCTCCGGCAAATCAAAATCGAACTCCGAAACATTCACGCTATCTTCTCCTTAAATCATGGCCTTAAGCACCATTTCCATCAGCTGTTGCAATCGACACATTACTATAGTAGAAATGCAAAATATCTGCGTAGCTATATCCCAACTGCGCCATATGATAGGCTCCCCATTGAGACATCCCTGCGCCGTGACCCCAGCCTCTTCCTTCAAAGATAAAAACACCGTAGGGCTGAGGAACCGGACTAACCCCTAAAGAAGAACTGACGATCTTGGAAAGACGCGGTCCTGAATTGGCCGGGTATCGCTCCGAAGAATCTCTAAGCCTTCCGTAATCTAAAACCCCCAGCAAGGGGGGCACACCCCGAAAGTTAGCTTCTATTTCGCTTGTGGGAAAATTATAGGTCTTAAATAATGTCCCCAAAAAAGCATTCGCTTGTATTTCTTGGCCAAAAGGATAAAAAGCCTGAACAAATTTTCGGCCCGAGATGGATAAAGAGTTGCCAAAGCTATCCGTTAGTATGACGTTTTTAACCCGACCGGAAACAAATTTATCAAGTTTCACCTTTTTAATCGGTCCTAAGCCAAAAGCGGAACCCAACTGCGGCGCAGAAACAACAAAATGCCAGCGGCCCGCTGCTCCTCCAATTTCGTCAGAAAATGGATCAGGATGGGCTACATTGTGAATATCGGAATTTCCCCATACATTCTTAGCATCTTCAGAATATCCTCCGCTATGGGCAGAATACAAGGCTTCAATGGGTTCACCGCTTTGCCCGTCAACCAGGATCTTCCCCCGCGTCGCCTCAACGGCGGCAGAGGCTTCTCCTTCTACATTCATACCGGCATAAGCCTGGTCAATATCCGGAGAATCCGTGATAGTTTCACGATGCTGAGTCTGCTTCATAAGATAAGTCCTCGCCGCCACAGCCTGTGCTTTTAATGCCTCCAGACCGTACTTAGCCCATGAATTACTCATCTCAATGGGCACAACACCCTTTAGATAGTCTTCACTGTCCAGTTGATTCATCAATTGCCAGTGATCCCTTTGCCAATCCATGGTCAGTTTGCCGCGATAGACTGCCTTCTTACCATCCGGCGTTCTAACCCGGAGACTGCCGTTCTCTTCACCCTTGATCTCCAGCCGAGTTCCTTTTAAGGTTTGAAAATCTCCCTGGTTAATCCTCAAAATCGGACTCCACCCTCCCCAGCCAATTTGGAGAGTAGAATCTTGAGGGAAATTTATCGTCTTATCATCACAAACTAATTGATAGGACCCTTCTCTAACTTGAATTTCAACCCATCCGGCTTGTCCGAACTTCCAGACTAGTTTAACTGAAATTTCCTTGGCTTGGCACGTTTGGGCCTGAATCGCCATGAGCCCAAAAACAATTAACAATAAAAAAGGCCAGCGCCGAACACTCCAGAGCATGACATCACACACCTTCTGTGTTCAGATTACCCCATTTTTCCTGCTTATATGCCTGGGCGGCCCTCTTCAGCCATGAATTTTTGCGGCAGAGCATAGCCGAAGTGTTGATAGGCCCTTGCCGTTGCCATTCGCCCCCGGGGGGTACGTTGTAAGAAACCCATCTGCAGGAGAAAGGGCTCTACGACATCCTCCAAGGTCTCAGACTCTTCTCCTATGGTAGATGCTAAAGTGTCCAAGCCGACGGGCCCTCCGGCAAATGTTTCAATTATGGTTCTTAATGTTTTTTGGTCGATATTATCCAACCCTACCGGATCAACTTCTAAGCGATTGAGGGCGTCCCGGGCAATGGTCTGTGTTACAATCCCATCTCCCCACACCAAGGCAAAATCTCTGACCCGCTTTAACAATCGATTTCCTACTCGGGGAGTACCACGCGAACGACGGGCAATTTCATCGGCACCCTCATCGGTTATTTCTAACTTTAAGATGCTTGCTGCCCTCAGAATGATGTTTTTTAAGTCATCAACTTCATAAAATTCGAGTCTGCTGATAACACCAAAACGATCCCGCAAGGGCGAGGTTAACTGACCGGCACGGGTTGTAGCCCCCACCAATGTAAAAGGCGGTAAGGAGAGGCGAATCGAGCGGGCACTGGGGCCTTTCCCGATCACAATATCTAAACAACCATCCTCCATAGCAGAGTAGAGGATTTCTTCTGTCGAACTATTTAAGCGATGAATCTCATCAATAAACAAGACATCCCGCGGTTCCAACGCTGTTAAAATAGCCGCCAAGTCGCCGGGCCGCTCAATGGCAGGTCCGGAAGTCGTCCGGATACTCACACCCATTTCCGAGGCGATGATATTAGCCAAAGTCGTCTTGCCCAAACCGGGAGGACCATATAATAAGACGTGGTCTAAAGCTTCCCCCCGGGTCGATGCAGCCTGGATAAAAATACTGAGATTATCTTTAACTTTTTTTTGCCCGATATATTCCTTCATTCGATTGGGGCGCAAAGCTTCCCCTTCTTGATCTGAAAGTTGTTCTTGCGGAGCTACCAAACGCTCTTCGATTTTTTGCCCCTCCTCTCATCCGATATAAAGGATCAACCTCCCGCCAGCTTGCGCAAGGCTTTTTTCACTTGCTCCTCCGTGGGTAAATCTCCTCCGTCTTTTCCGGCGTGACCCAGGGCCCGTCTGGCTTCCTCCAGGCCGAAGCCAAGAGCCAGCAAGGTTTGAAGGGCATCGGAATGCTGGGTCGGATTCAAATCAGCCATGGTTGTTTCCTGATTATTTGAAACTAAGGAGAGTCCTTTAAACTTCTCTTTAAGTTCTAAAATTAAGCGTTGGGCAATTTTCTTTCCTATCCCTGGAACCTTTGTTAAGAGATTAAGATTTTCACTAACGATAGCACTTTCTATCTGTGCTGCTCCAAAGGTGGACAATAACGATATGGCGGCCTTGGGACCAATGCCCGAAACACCCAGCATCTCTAAAAATAGTTGTTTTTCCCCCAGGGACATGAATCCATAAAGAGATAAATCATCCTCACGCATCACCACATGAGTATAAAGAACAAGTTTCTGACCCGGAAAAACCTTGGCTAAAAGACCGCTTGGTACCGTCAGCAAATAGCCAGTTCCCTGGACATCCAGCACTAAACGTTCCGCTTGGATTTCCCAAACTGTCCCGCGCAACATTCCTATCATCGGAAATCCTCCATTCTCCGTTCTAAGGCGAAGCTGTGGGCATGGCAAATCGCTATAGCTAAAGCATCAGCCGTATCATCGGGCTTAGGAATCTTGTCCAGACCTAATAATCCCTTCACCATTTGCTGAACTTGCTGTTTCTCAGCTCTTCCATAGCCTACAACCGATTGTTTCACTTGCAGGGGAGTATATTCATAGATGGGAATGCTCTGTTGTGCCCCCGCTAACAAGATAATCCCCCGGGCCTGCCCTACAGATATGGCGGTGGTAGTATTGCGGTTGAAAAAGAGCTCCTCAACGGCAATATGATCAGGGTGATGTTCCCTTAGAAAAGGACAGATTTGATTGTAAAGTATCAGTAAACGTTCTGCCAAAGGTGTATGAGCAGACGTGCGCCAACATGAATAATTCAGTGCCCTCAGGCGATTTCCTTTTTGTTCAATGAGGCCATAACCCATAATTGCAGTTCCCGGATCAATCCCTAAAATAATCATCTGCGTCTTCCTTTCTGCATTAAATTTCGACAGAAGACGTAGGATTCCTTTTCGGCTTAAGATAAAGGTTTACTCTTGCCAAAAGTCTTCATTGGCTGTATCGATAAATGACTGAACTTCATCCAAGGAATGAAATTCAACGGTAGGTGCCATATCCAGCATAGCCTTTGGCCAAGTTTTCACGTCCAGACCGGTAATGATGACCTTACCCTTGGTTCCAGGTTTTCCCTCCAGAACAGTAAGTACATCGTTAGTAAGGCTAAAATGATATTCGCCCTCTCCAAGAGCGCTTGTTGATACGGAAGTACTATCTTTAAGATAGCTTTTATTAGAAGCAAACTTCTTATCATAAAGCCATGACGTTGCAAACGGTACAATGCCCCCGATTGCCAAACCCAGAATAAGTACCAAACTCATAGTTTTCCAGCGAGACATAAGTAAAAACCCTCCCGACATTGCCTTTTTACTCTAGTCTTGCCAGGAGGGCATAATTTAATCGTTATAGTGTATTATAAAATTATCTAAAACTCTTGATCTGCCAGTTCCTCAGATAATTCAAAATTAGAATACACCCCTTGGGTATCGTCATGATCTTCCAGGGTCTCCATTAAATGAACAAGTTTGCGAGCTTGTTCAGCATCGGTAATTTCGATGGTATTTTGGGCAACCGGGCTGAGCACCGATTCACTGACAACGATGTTCTGCTCCTCAAACGCCTTGCTTACACCTTCCATAGCTTCCGGTGAAGTGTAAATCACAAACTCCTCCGCATCCGCTTCTAAATCGTCTGCCCCTGCTTCCAAGGCGATCATCATTAAATCATCCTCAGACAACTTAAGTCCATCACGGGGAATCGTCAACTGACCCTTGTCCTGGAACATCCATCCAACACACCCGGTTTCACCCATATTTCCGCCATTTTTGGAGAAAATATGACGCACCTCACCCGCTGTTCGATTACGATTGTCCGTCAGAATATCAATCATGACTGCGACCCCGCCGGGACCGTAACCTTCATAACGCAATTCTTCATAAGTTGACCCTTCGGCGCCCCCGGTTCCCTTCTGAATAGCCCTTTGAATATTTTCATTGGGTACATTATTTGCTTTAGCATTTTCTATGGCAATTTTTAAACGAAAATTATTAACGTCCCCGCCACAAGCTCGAGAAGCTACGACGATTTCTCGTCCAAGTTTAGTAAAGATTTTTCCCTTTTGGGCATCTGCTTTGCCTTTTTTATGCTTAATGTTTGCCCATTTTGAATGTCCCGACATACATGTTCCTCCTTATGCTAGTCCGCTTAATAGTTTAGCATAGGGCAAATTCCCTTGTAAAGACCTTAATCTTCCGAATAATGACGATGGTTTGAGATTTTCTCAAGACTAGCTGCGATTGGCAAAAAGTTCGGTGCTTAAATACCGCTCTCCGGTATCGGGAGCAACAACGACGACGTTTTTGCCTTCACCTAAATCACTTGCGGCTTGAAGCGCTGCACTTACGGCGGCTCCGGAGGAAATACCCACTAACATCCCCTCGACCCGGGCAAGTTTTCGCGCCGTCTCTAAAGCATCATCATTCTGAACAGTAACAATCTGATCAAGAATTGTTGTATTCAGAACCTTGGGCACAAATCCGGCGCCGATTCCTTGTATTTTATGAGGTCCGGCTTTTCCCCCGGAGATCACCGGCGAGGACGCAGGTTCTACGCCAATAATTTTCAGCTTGGGCAGATGTTCCTTTAAGACCTCGCCAACTCCTGTGATCGTCCCGCCGGTGCCAATACCGGCTACAAAAGCATCAATCGGGTTGAGTTGATCTAAAAGCTCTAAAGCAGTACTTTTACGATGGGCTTCCGGATTTGCCGGATTTTCAAATTGCTGCGGCATAAAATAACCAGAGTTTTCCCTTACAAGCCGCTTAGCTTCTTCAATGGCGCCGTTCATGCCTGCCGGCCCCGGAGTCAGTACAAATTCTGCGCCATAAGCCGCCATTAGCAATCGTCGCTCAATACTCATCGTTTCAGGCATGACTACAATCAGGCGATAGCCGCGTGCAGCAGCAATCATGGCTAAGCCAATCCCAGTGTTTCCGCTGGTCGGTTCCACGATGGTCCCACCGGGACGAAGGGTACCTCGTGCTTCGGCATCCTTGATCATGCCCAAGGCAATCCGGTCTTTAATGCTCCCTCCGGGATTAAAGGCTTCCATCTTAACATAAATATTTGCCATTCCCGGTTTTACTATTCTTTGTAACCTTACTAAAGGCGTTTGGCCAATCAAATCCATAATCGAATCTACAACTCGCATTTTAAATCCCCCAATTCATATCAAATTACTGTGTTTTAATGGTACCAATCATATGGTTGTTTGTCAAGTCAAGAAGTAAGGACCCGTTTAAAAACTCAACTTAAAGACTCAACATGGGTTGTAAATAGACAAAAGCATTGTCATTTCACTACTGCAGTAGAGTGACAACGCCTTTCTTTTAATAAATAAGCAAGAATAATTAGGATAGGAAAAACGGGAATGGAATAATTTAGCGCATACTTTCAGCAACTCTCATTTCAACGTCCTTAACCAAGGCCTCAATTAAATGGGGCAGCGGAGTGCGCGGGACCCCAATGAAATGAACATTCCCGCGTTGGATCGGAATGAGCAGCTTGTCAGCTTTGCTGTCGGAAATTGCACCGGCCATAGCGGGTGTAATTTCTCCCAACAAGCCATATACCATAATTATAGCTACTGAACCGGCGATGAGATCTACTCTCCCGGCGTTATAGCAAATTGCCGATTCACCGGAAGCTCCCTCAGTTGCTCCGGCGCGCAGCATCGCTCCCGTAGCTAAAGCGTTGGTTCCCAACGCTAAAATTTCTAACTCAGGAATTCCTTTACGCAACTGCTCTACGATATGTTTGCCAATTCCGCCGCCTTGCCCGTCGATAACAGCTATCCGCATAATACCCTCCTCCGTCTGCTTAACAAATCCGCGGCAAGTGCTCGCCTTCAAGCATGCCAAGGATTCGCTTCCCGCCAAGAGGAGTTTTCAAGAGCACAAGTCCTGGTTTTCCTTCCATAACTACCCCTATTTGGGCAGCTCCTTGACCCAAGGGATGAGAATGCATTTTATGAAGGATTGTCTCCGCTGCCTCAGGTTTGACAATGACTAAAGCCTTACCTTCATTAGCCAGGTAAAGAGGGTCAAGTCCCAGCATATCGCAGGCTCCTTTTACCCCTGGCAGGATTGGCAGGGCCTCTTCATCCAAAAGCATGCATACTCCCCCTTGTTGAGCTAATTCATTTAAGGTGGTTGCTACCCCGCCCCGGGTGGGGTCACGCATACATTTTACCCCTGTTTGAAAAAAACAATCAATAAGGCCGTTGAGAGGCGCACAGTCGCTAGTCACCGGGGTTTCAAACTCAAGTCCTTCACGTTCTGACAAAATAGCAATCTCATGATCTCCGATTGTTCCGGTGACAAGTATCACATCTCCTGGCTGAATTTGCTGAGGATTAACTAACGTGCGAGAGACATAGCCTATGCCTGTTGTATTTATAAACAACTTGTCGGCACTTCCCCGTTCCACGACTTTGGTATCACCGCAGACAATAGCAATATTGGCTTCCTTAGCAGTTTCTGCTATGCTCTGAATAATTTGCTCCAGTTCCGCAATCGGTAAGCCCTCCTCCAAAATTAACGCTAAGGATAAAAACATAGGGGCCGCGCCGCTTACCGCTAGATCATTGACTGTTCCGCATACTGCCAGTCTGCCGATATTTCCTCCGCGAAAAAACAAAGGGGAAACCACAAAGGAATCTGTCGTTATGGCCAGTTGCTCCTGCCCCGGCAGTATTGTTGCGTCATTCATTTGATTCAAAAAAGAATTCCCTAAATACTTTTGAAAAAGAGAGGTGATTAATTCGTGGCTAAGCCGTCCGCCGCTTCCATGGGCCATCAAAATGCGTTCCATTAATCATCGCTCCTTTGAAAATATCGGTAATAAGCTGCGCAAGACCCTTCTGAAGAGACCATACAGGGCCCAACGGGTTTAAGAGGCGTACAGCGTTTACCAAATAAGGCACATTGAGTAGGATAAATTCGTCCTTTCAAAACTTCGCCGCATTGACACCCTGGTGTCTCAGGCGAATGGAAAACCGGTAAGGAAAATTTGCGAGCTGCATCCCAAGAAGCATACTCCTCCCGAATTCCCAAGCCACTTTTCGGAATCAGCCCCATTCCTCTCCAGGAGGCATCCACCGGTTCAAAAACCTTCTGCACAATCATTTGAGCGTGAGGGTTACCTTCCACCTTGGCAACTCGGCGATATTGAATTTCGATTTCCGAACGTCCCTGCTGTCGCTGGCGAAGCAGCATTACAACAGCCTCTAAAATGTCCAGAGCCTCAAATCCTGTCACAACCCCCGGTTTGCCGAATTCTTCAGCCATAAATTCTATTGGTTTCGTTCCAATAATGGCACAGACATGTCCGGGATCCAGAAACGCGTCCACTTCCAGTTCCTTATCTTCTGCCAATAGCCTTAAAACGGGAGGAACAACCTTATGCATTGACAGAACGCTGTAATTGTTAATCCCTTCTCGCTTAGCGATATCCAAGCTGACAGCTACTGTGGGAGTAGTAGTTTCAAAACCCACTCCCAGAAAAACAACGTCCTTCTCAGGGTTCTTCTTGGCAATTTCCAGCGCATCCTGGGTTGAATATACGACCCGAACATCGGCACCTTCTGCCTTTAAGGCCTGCAAATTCTTATCACTGCCGGGAACTCTGATCATATCACCAAAGGTTGTAGTGATAACATTAGGTTGAGCAGCCAGATGCAAATAGCGATCAATGTCACTGCTGTCTGTTACACATACAGGACATCCCGGACCGGAGATTAAGCGGACCGTTGGCGGCAGCAACTCCCTTAAGGCATTTTTAGCGATAGCCACTGTATGAGTTCCGCAGACTTCCATAATTGTAAAAGGCTTGACGGCTAAGGCCTGTATCTCCGCAAGATACTCTTCTGCCTTAGCTAATACCTCCTTACTCCCCTTCTTCATAGGCATCGGCAACCTCCAGCAATAATTCTTCAGTTTCTTTGGCGCTCTGATCATCAATAACCCCAATAGCAAACCCTGCATGAACTAAAACATATTCGCCAATCCTGACCTCCGGAACCAAATCAATACTGACAATTCGTTCATTTCCCATCATATCCACCTTGGCGATGATACCGTCAATTGAGACAATCTTAGCTGGAATGGCTAAACACATTTTTATAACACCTCGTTTGCAATTAATACTTGTCCGAAAGCCAGCCCGCCGTCTCCTGGCGGCAAGGTCCGAGAACGTATGACTTTGAGATTTGTAGTTTCTAAGTTCTGAAGAACTAACTCTGTCAGAAGTTTATTTTGGAACACTCCACCGCTTAAGGCAAGAAAACCTTCCTTTTGAAATTTCTTGGCCAGCTCTGCGATAGCTCGTGCCATAGTCAGGTGAAAACGATAGGCAATTTTTCCGCGAGATATCCCTTGCGTCAAGTCCAGCACCATTGATTTAAAAAGCGGTGCAACTCCAAGAATATATTCGCCCTCCTCTGTTCTTAATTCAAACGGATACTCTGAAATCACCTCTGCTCTGCCGTCGGTGCTCTCAGACAATGATTGTTTAAAAAATCTTGCTGCTTCGCTCTCTAATTCGATAGCGGCTTGTCCTTCATAAGTCACCTCAGTACAAATCCCCATCAAACCGCTGACTGCATCAAAGAGTCGACCCGCACTGGAAGTCTGAAAAACTTGAATCTTCTTTTCTAACTGGCGATCTAAAATTTGGCGTTCATTCTGGGAAAAAGACTTCCATAAAGGCAGCGTTTTCAGCCAATCTTCCTCTGCAAGAAGCGTTTTGAGGTAAGCATAGGCAATGCGCAGAGGATGTTTAACCCCCGCATCTCCGCCGGGAAGCGGCAAATACTCAAGATGTCCCAGGCGTTCGCAACTTGCTGCATTTCCATAGAGAACTTCAAAACCCCAGATACAATGATCGCTGCCAAAACCTGTCCCGTCACAAATAATTCCCAAAGTAGGTTCAGATATGTTCCATTCTCCCAAGACACTCACTAGATGAGCATGATGATGCTGAACCGGCAATTTGGGATAGTCCTCCTCTTGAGCAAATCTCGTTGAATAATAATTAGGATGTTTATCGTGGGCTATGACAGAAGGGGTGATGTTGACGACCCGTTGGAAGGATTCCAATTCCTGTTGAAAGCGCTCCATTGTCTCGAAACCTTCCAAGTCCCCGAGATACTGACTTAAAAAAGCGCGTTGATTATGTGCTAAACAGAAAGCATTCTTTAAATCCCCGCCGACTCCCAAGAGTGGTTTCTTAAAGCGAGAAGACGTCAGCACAATCGGCAAGGGCACATAACCTCTGGCCCTGCGTAAAAAAACCGGTTCCTCTCCTATGACTTGTACCACCGAATCGTCGCAAGGATGATATATCTCCCGGTCGTGTACTAAAAAATAATCAGCGATACCTTGCAGAGCTGTCAAAGCCTCCTCATTCCTATAGATCAAAGGGCGACCGCTGAGATTGGCGCTGGTTACGATGAGAAAATCATAAGGCCCTTTAAAAAGAAGATGGTGAAGCGGCGTATAGGGCAGCATCACTCCAAGGGTATGAATACCGGGAGCAATGTTCTCCGGCAATGATGAAGAAAAGTTTTGAACACGCTCCAAAATCACGATGGGAGCAGCCGGGCTTAGTAATAATTCCTCTTGTTTATTTTCTATTTTCACTTCTTTACGTGCTTTTTCTATGGATCTGGCCATAAGAGCAAAGGGTTTGGCTCCCCGTTCTTTGCGCTTGCGCAAACGTTCTATTGCCTGTTCGTTGCGAGCATCACAAACCAGATGAAATCCGCCGAGTCCCTTTACTGCAAGAATCCCTCCCTGAAGCAATTGTTCAATGCCAATCCCGGAAAGCTGCTGACCTGAACTATCAAGCAGCTTAACCTTCGGTCCGCAATTTTTACAGGCAACTGGCTGGGCATGAAAACGCCGGTCCCGGGGATTTTGATATTCCTCTCCACAAGCTTCACACATAGGAAACGTTGACATGGTTGTTTGGGCACGGTCATAAGGCACATCACGAATAATCGTATAGCGTGGTCCGCAATTTGTACAATTAGTAAAAGGATACTCAAAACGACGGTTGTTCTCTTCCGCCATGTCTTGCAAACAATCCTGGCAAGTAGCAACATCAGGAGAGATTAAAACGTCCGCTTCCTGTTGAGCTTCGCTTTGAGTGATCTTAAAAGATTCGTAACTCTCCGCTCTGGCTTCTTCAGATCGAATCGATAATATTTTGGCTAACGGCGGTGCATCGGAAAGCAAACGCTGAAAGAAAACATCAAGAGATTCCCCCTCGGCATGAATAGTCACACCCTTGCTCGAATTATTGACCCATCCTTTAATGTCTAATTCCTCAGCAAGTTTAAATACGAAAGGACGAAAACCCACTCCTTGGACAATTCCATTTAAATATATTTTCTTCGCATTTAGGGTCATTTCCTTCTTCCAGCTTTCTGATTTCTTCATAAAAACCTACTGTTTAGTAATTAATGCAGAATTTGATCAATAATGTCGACCAAACTTCTGATAACCCCCTTATTTTACACGTCGTACTCCCTATTCTACAAGTCTTTTAACAAATAAAATAATTTAGAAAAAACTATTTTTGCACTTTATTCTACTTAATTCTGAATAATTGTTAAACACAAGCAGGAAAAAAATAGCTTATCTCGAATAGATAATAATTAAGAAATTTCTATTTTTTACCCGTGTCAAAAAAGGGGACAAGACATATTTAGGAGGTGTTCATCAAATTATGGGGAATTTCGATCTACTCAAAGTCAAAGGGGTTTCTCGGCGTGATTTCATGAAGTTAATTGGCGCAACAACAGCCGCGCTTGGATTACCCGAATTATTCGTACCCCAAGCAGCTTCAGCTATGGAACAAGCAATTAAGAAGCCCCCGGTTATTTGGTTGGAAGGAATGGATTGTACTGGATGTACGGAATCAACCATCGCAACGTTAAATCCCTCAGCTGCCGAACTCGTTCTTGACATGATCTCAATCCGGTACCATGAAACAATTATGGCCGGATCTGGAAATACTGCTGAAGAAGCCTATCAAGACGCACTCAAAGATAAATTCATACTCGTCGTTGAAGGTTCTACTCCCGCTCAGGAAGATCGTTACTGCATGGTCGGAGGAAAGCCCTTCCGTAAAACACTTATCGAAGCCTCTAAAAAGGCTCAAGCCATTATCGCTATCGGAAGCTGCGCTTCCGAAGGCGCCGGAATCCCCGGAGCCTGCGCAACAGGAGCTGTGGGAGTTTCTGAGATACTTAAAGCTGAGGGTATTACAACTCCCCTTATCAATCTTCCCTGCTGCCCGGTTAAACCAACCACCCTTATCGGCACGATCCTCTATTATCTCACTTATCAGAAGGTTCCGCCACTTGACTCGCAAAATCGTCCTGTAGCCTTCTATGGTACATTATTACATGACAACTGCCCTCGCCGCGGTCATTTCGAAAACGGAGAGTTCCTCACGGATTGGAATAACCCGGCTCAAAAGGAATATTGCCTGCTTCTAAAAGGATGCAAAGGACCGAAGACATTCACGGACTGTGCTCAAGTATGGTGGAATGACAATGCTAACTTCTGTATCAATGCCGGTTCTCCCTGTTCCGGTTGTTCCGAGAAAAGTTTCTATAAGGAATTCACACCCTTATATGCAAAACAGGAAAATTTCAAACTTCCAGGCATAGGTCAAGTTAATACCGATACGGTTGGAGCTGTCATTGGAGGGGCCGCCGCTATAGGTCTCGGAGTTCACCTAATTGCTACTGCTGCCAGCGGAAGACTGACTAACCAAGGTCACGGACATAATCAAGGCCACGACCACAAGGAGGATTTATAAGATGACAAAAATTGTTGTCGATCCCTTAACACGAATAGAAGGACACCTAAAGGTAGAAGTTGAAGTTGAAAATGGCAAAATTTCCGATGCACATGTTGTAGGCACCATGTACCGGGGAATTGAAGCAATGCTGCGCGGAAAAGATCCTCGGGATGCCACCTATGTGACTGAGCGTGTTTGCGGCGTTTGTGCCGGTTCCCACGGCTGGGCCTCCTCTCAGGCATTAGATAAAGCCTTCGGTGCTAGCGTTCCGGCTGGAGGACGTCTTATCCGCAATCTCATAATAGGCGCCATGTGGCTGCACGATCATCCCTTACATTTTTATCATCTTAGTGCACTGGATTATTTAGATGTTATGGCCGTTGCCCAATACCAAGGCAAAGACCCGGCTCTCTTAGCTGTTAAAGATAAAATAGTAAAACTGGCCGCCGCTGGAGATACTGCACCTTTGACGCCGCGTTATAAACCCGATGAATTCAGTGTCAAAGACCCTGAATTAGTAACGATGGCAGTTGCCCACTATCTCAAGGCCTTAGAAATGCAAGCTAAAGCAAAGAAGATGTCGGCCTTGTTTGCCGGCAAACAGCCACACCAATCCTCAATTGTTGTGGGTGGAGTAACGATACTGC is a window encoding:
- the ruvB gene encoding Holliday junction branch migration DNA helicase RuvB, whose amino-acid sequence is MEERLVAPQEQLSDQEGEALRPNRMKEYIGQKKVKDNLSIFIQAASTRGEALDHVLLYGPPGLGKTTLANIIASEMGVSIRTTSGPAIERPGDLAAILTALEPRDVLFIDEIHRLNSSTEEILYSAMEDGCLDIVIGKGPSARSIRLSLPPFTLVGATTRAGQLTSPLRDRFGVISRLEFYEVDDLKNIILRAASILKLEITDEGADEIARRSRGTPRVGNRLLKRVRDFALVWGDGIVTQTIARDALNRLEVDPVGLDNIDQKTLRTIIETFAGGPVGLDTLASTIGEESETLEDVVEPFLLQMGFLQRTPRGRMATARAYQHFGYALPQKFMAEEGRPGI
- a CDS encoding DUF3842 family protein, which codes for MRIAVIDGQGGGIGKHIVEQLRKGIPELEILALGTNALATGAMLRAGATEGASGESAICYNAGRVDLIAGSVAIIMVYGLLGEITPAMAGAISDSKADKLLIPIQRGNVHFIGVPRTPLPHLIEALVKDVEMRVAESMR
- the ruvC gene encoding crossover junction endodeoxyribonuclease RuvC yields the protein MIILGIDPGTAIMGYGLIEQKGNRLRALNYSCWRTSAHTPLAERLLILYNQICPFLREHHPDHIAVEELFFNRNTTTAISVGQARGIILLAGAQQSIPIYEYTPLQVKQSVVGYGRAEKQQVQQMVKGLLGLDKIPKPDDTADALAIAICHAHSFALERRMEDFR
- a CDS encoding YebC/PmpR family DNA-binding transcriptional regulator, translating into MSGHSKWANIKHKKGKADAQKGKIFTKLGREIVVASRACGGDVNNFRLKIAIENAKANNVPNENIQRAIQKGTGGAEGSTYEELRYEGYGPGGVAVMIDILTDNRNRTAGEVRHIFSKNGGNMGETGCVGWMFQDKGQLTIPRDGLKLSEDDLMMIALEAGADDLEADAEEFVIYTSPEAMEGVSKAFEEQNIVVSESVLSPVAQNTIEITDAEQARKLVHLMETLEDHDDTQGVYSNFELSEELADQEF
- a CDS encoding SpoIID/LytB domain-containing protein, coding for MLWSVRRWPFLLLIVFGLMAIQAQTCQAKEISVKLVWKFGQAGWVEIQVREGSYQLVCDDKTINFPQDSTLQIGWGGWSPILRINQGDFQTLKGTRLEIKGEENGSLRVRTPDGKKAVYRGKLTMDWQRDHWQLMNQLDSEDYLKGVVPIEMSNSWAKYGLEALKAQAVAARTYLMKQTQHRETITDSPDIDQAYAGMNVEGEASAAVEATRGKILVDGQSGEPIEALYSAHSGGYSEDAKNVWGNSDIHNVAHPDPFSDEIGGAAGRWHFVVSAPQLGSAFGLGPIKKVKLDKFVSGRVKNVILTDSFGNSLSISGRKFVQAFYPFGQEIQANAFLGTLFKTYNFPTSEIEANFRGVPPLLGVLDYGRLRDSSERYPANSGPRLSKIVSSSLGVSPVPQPYGVFIFEGRGWGHGAGMSQWGAYHMAQLGYSYADILHFYYSNVSIATADGNGA
- the cysK gene encoding cysteine synthase A yields the protein MRVVDSIMDLIGQTPLVRLQRIVKPGMANIYVKMEAFNPGGSIKDRIALGMIKDAEARGTLRPGGTIVEPTSGNTGIGLAMIAAARGYRLIVVMPETMSIERRLLMAAYGAEFVLTPGPAGMNGAIEEAKRLVRENSGYFMPQQFENPANPEAHRKSTALELLDQLNPIDAFVAGIGTGGTITGVGEVLKEHLPKLKIIGVEPASSPVISGGKAGPHKIQGIGAGFVPKVLNTTILDQIVTVQNDDALETARKLARVEGMLVGISSGAAVSAALQAASDLGEGKNVVVVAPDTGERYLSTELFANRS
- the ruvA gene encoding Holliday junction branch migration protein RuvA, whose protein sequence is MIGMLRGTVWEIQAERLVLDVQGTGYLLTVPSGLLAKVFPGQKLVLYTHVVMREDDLSLYGFMSLGEKQLFLEMLGVSGIGPKAAISLLSTFGAAQIESAIVSENLNLLTKVPGIGKKIAQRLILELKEKFKGLSLVSNNQETTMADLNPTQHSDALQTLLALGFGLEEARRALGHAGKDGGDLPTEEQVKKALRKLAGG